In a genomic window of Babylonia areolata isolate BAREFJ2019XMU chromosome 3, ASM4173473v1, whole genome shotgun sequence:
- the LOC143280057 gene encoding putative histone deacetylase 1-B yields the protein MASNPGYKKRVCYYYDERVGCIYYGPGHPMKPHRIRLAHALINNYRLFEKLEICRPQPSSVQDLTRFHSEDYIRFLKAVTPFDIRDRRIMPKLDEYHLKDDCPVFGNLYDFCTLTTGGSIASAVKLNHKKADICINWSGGLHHAKKSEASGFCYVNDAVLAILELLKKHSRVLYIDIDIHHGDGVEEAFYTTDRVMTVSFHNYDGFFFPGTGALSATGSEKGKHYTLNFPLREGMDDASYEFVFKPVIQKVMESYQPEAVVLQCGADSLAYDRIGCFNLTLKGHGKCVEFMKSLNVPLLLLGGGGYNPKNVARCWTYETSIAVGMDLSDDLPFTDYFEYFAPYYKLHIEPSPHVQNWNTPGYLEGIKCKLYQNLKEIPHAPGVQMQVIPEDAIEFGNEDEDKKNPDVRISKEDRDRRIAHDGEYSDSEDEDGNRRDHASFKPRLKRAGCRHENQEKRVKRGESSTSLGGGEVKRNENEGGGNSGHSDSAHCSHFAPEAYKHFPSFQDIAQRVKGESSTYVGDEKDETGHHGGRYPCTSTPKKAQPFS from the exons ATGGCATCCAATCCAGGATACAAGAAGAGAGTTTGCTACTACTATGACG aaaGAGTGGGCTGTATTTACTATGGCCCAGGCCATCCAATGAAGCCACACAGGATACGATTGGCCCATGCGCTTATCAACAATTATCGGCTGTTTGAAAAACTGGAAATTTGT CGCCCACAACCATCCAGTGTGCAAGACTTGACCCGTTTTCACTCAGAGGATTACATCCGCTTTCTGAAGGCTGTTACTCCTTTTGACATACGTGACAGACGCATCATGCCCAAATTGGATGAGT accacCTGAAAGATGACTGTCCAGTATTTGGGAACCTGTATGACTTTTGCACGCTGACCACAGGGGGGTCAATAG CCAGTGCGGTCAAGCTTAACCACAAGAAAGCTGACATTTGCATCAACTGGTCAGGTGGACTTCACCACGCCAAGAAGTCTGAAGCTTCTGGTTTCTGTTATGTGAATGATGCTGTGCTGGCCATTCTGGAACTGCTTAA AAAACATAGCCGTGTGCTGTATATCGACATTGACATCCATCATGGTGACGGTGTGGAGGAAGCTTTCTATACCACGGACCGGGTCATGACCGTCTCCTTTCACAACTATGATGGCTTCTTCTTCCCCGGCACTGGGGCGCTCTCA GCGACTGGCTCAGAAAAGGGCAAACACTATACACTGAACTTCCCACTTCGTGAAGGAATGGACGACGCGTCTTATGAATTTGTTTTCAAGCCT GTCATACAGAAAGTGATGGAAAGCTACCAGCCAGAAGCAGTCGTTTTGCAGTGTGGCGCAGACTCCCTCGCTTACGACCGCATCGGTTGCTTCAATCTGACCTTGAAAGGCCATGGCAAGTGTGTGGAGTTCATGAAATCATTGAACGTGCCACTGCTGCTCCTTGGAGGTGGAGGCTACAACCCCAAGAATGTTGCCCGATGCTGGACATACGAGACCTCTATCGCTGTTGGAATGGATTTATCAGATG ATCTGCCATTCACTGACTACTTTGAATATTTTGCACCATACTACAAACTTCATATTGAGCCTTCGCCACATGTGCAAAACTGGAACACACCTGGATATTTGGAGGGAATCAA ATGTAAACTGTATCAAAATCTTAAAGAAATACCCCATGCACCAGGGGTCCAGATGCAAG TTATACCTGAGGATGCTATCGAGTTTGGAAACGAGGATGAAGACAAGAAAAATCCAGACGTTCGTATTTCAA AAGAGGACAGGGACCGTCGCATTGCTCATGATGGGGAATACTCCGACAGTGAGGATGAAGATGGAAATCGGCGTGATCATGCCAGTTTTAAACCTCGCCTGAAGAGAGCGGGATGTAGACATGAAAATCAAGAAAAGAGAG tgaagagGGGTGAGAGCAGTACATCtcttggtggtggtgaag TGAAGAGGAATGAGAATGAAGGTGGAGGGAACTCCGGACACTCTGACAGTGCGCACTGCAGTCACTTTGCACCCGAAGCATACAAACACTTTCCTTCTTTTCAGGACATAGCCCAGagag tgaAGGGTGAGAGCAGTACATATGTTGGTGATGAAAAAGATGAAACTGGACATCATGGAGGTCGATACCCTTGCACTTCTACACCCAAGAAAGCCCAACCATTCAGTTGA